The region GATCGCCGGAGGTCGCTTCGTGGTAGAGCGCGTAGGCTTCCTGTGCGGTACGGCGCTTCTCCTGATAAGTCTGCTGGAGCAGGTTGCTGTAATTCCTCGCGAGCATCCCATCAACCGCCGCGCTGGCGGCATTGGTGAATCCCTTGTCCACGAGGTAGTTCTCCGCATAGCCTTCGAGCGCCACCGCACCGCCTTCGGGTTCGTTGTTGTTTCCCGGATCGACGGCGTATTCGGCACCGGTGACGCCGCTTTGGAAGACGTTGCTGCCGTCCATCGAGATGTTCATGGAGACGGCCTGGTTCGGATTGATGTCCTTGATGAGGTCCATCATTTTTCCCGCCCAGCCGATGCCGGAGCGGCTGTGGGGCACGCTGGTCTGCCATTGCTCGATCTGGTCGGAGTGGGAATAAAGTCCGAGCGGAAGATGCTTGGACGCGGCGATGACCTGGCCGCGGTTCGCCACCGGTTCGATGAGCGTGCCGACGTTCGCGATGAACGCCGCGTCACCCGCCTCGAACCGTGCCGCGAGCTTCGGCATGGAAGGGTGCACGCCGAAGGTCCGTCCGGGCGTGTTCAGCGGATGGATCTCATGCAGGTGGTCATCATCCTCCTCCGGGTCCTTGCTCAGGGCGAGGTTGCCACGGCTGTCCGCGTATTCCTGATAGGAGTCCGCGTGGGTGGACGAGGGGCCGCTGAAGGGTGCGAGCATGTTGAAGCTGTCATTCCCTCCGCTCAGGAAAAGACAGACGATCGCCCGATACTCCCCGGCGACCGGCGGCGCGGCATTGGCGATGGAACCCGCGAGCCGGAGATTGATGAGCGTGTTCAGCAAGGGAATCGAGCTGACAGCGGCGCAACTGGTGGAACCGAGAAATGAACGGCGTTTCATGAGGCGGAGACGGGTTGGGGAAATGAACTTGAGGAAAACCGGCTTTCGGTTAAGTTTGCGACGTG is a window of Luteolibacter yonseiensis DNA encoding:
- a CDS encoding DUF1501 domain-containing protein — its product is MKRRSFLGSTSCAAVSSIPLLNTLINLRLAGSIANAAPPVAGEYRAIVCLFLSGGNDSFNMLAPFSGPSSTHADSYQEYADSRGNLALSKDPEEDDDHLHEIHPLNTPGRTFGVHPSMPKLAARFEAGDAAFIANVGTLIEPVANRGQVIAASKHLPLGLYSHSDQIEQWQTSVPHSRSGIGWAGKMMDLIKDINPNQAVSMNISMDGSNVFQSGVTGAEYAVDPGNNNEPEGGAVALEGYAENYLVDKGFTNAASAAVDGMLARNYSNLLQQTYQEKRRTAQEAYALYHEATSGDLPGNVIFPNTSLGRQLRQVCKAIMGRSALGAVRQTFFVNRGGWDHHSDTRALQLGMLEEVDDAIDAFWAQLVALGVENQITLFTGSDFGRTLTSNDQGSDHAWGGNHFVMGGSVVGRKIYGSYPSLALNPETGPETNPLDTGRGRLIPTTSCDQYFAELALWLGVPQSSLPLILPNIGNFYAANSSNPPLGFLG